A stretch of the Vigna radiata var. radiata cultivar VC1973A chromosome 7, Vradiata_ver6, whole genome shotgun sequence genome encodes the following:
- the LOC106767341 gene encoding transcription factor PRE6, with the protein MSSRRSRSRQSGASAEITDAQITDLVSKLQQLIPELRARRSDKVSAAKVLQETCNYIKNLHREVDDLSDRLSELLANTDSNSAQAAIIRSLLM; encoded by the exons ATGTCCTCCAGAAGATCTCGTTCCAGACAATCCGGTGCTTCCGCTGAGATCACGGATGCGCAAATCACCGATCTCGTTTCCAAGTTGCAACAACTTATCCCTGAGCTTCGCGCCAGGCGCTCCGACAAG GTTTCGGCTGCTAAGGTATTGCAGGAGACATGCAACTACATAAAGAACTTGCACAGAGAGGTTGACGATCTAAGCGATCGATTATCAGAGCTTCTGGCTAACACAGACTCCAACAGTGCTCAAGCAGCCATTATTAGGAGCTTACTTATGTAA